The Lycium ferocissimum isolate CSIRO_LF1 chromosome 10, AGI_CSIRO_Lferr_CH_V1, whole genome shotgun sequence genome window below encodes:
- the LOC132034727 gene encoding protein GL2-INTERACTING REPRESSOR 2-like → MSRRNGNGPKLDLRLNLSPPRAMNHHNHHDQHQHHIDQHPIRMQESSPNRSMTSSPTSSCVSSDDSPSHQRHVSSPETTTSMVLVGCPRCLMYVMLAEGEPKCPKCKTTCLLDVVCESKNTSTRRRRT, encoded by the coding sequence ATGAGTAGGAGGAATGGAAATGGTCCCAAACTTGACTTGAGGTTGAATTTATCACCACCAAGGGCGATGAACCATCACAACCACCATGACCAGCACCAACACCACATTGATCAGCATCCAATAAGGATGCAAGAGTCGTCACCTAACAGGTCAATGACATCATCACCAACAAGCTCATGCGTGTCATCAGATGATTCGCCTTCCCATCAACGCCACGTCAGCAGCCCGGAAACCACAACATCCATGGTGTTGGTGGGCTGTCCAAGGTGCTTGATGTATGTCATGCTAGCTGAGGGtgaaccaaaatgccccaaatGCAAGACCACTTGTTTGCTTGATGTTGTGTGTGAGTCCAAAAATACAAGTACTAGGAGGAGGCGCACTTAG